The proteins below come from a single Bartonella schoenbuchensis R1 genomic window:
- a CDS encoding beta-ketoacyl-ACP synthase yields the protein MTEYNDHFGRPLIAITGAGVVTSLGQGKQENWQKLINGVSGIHKITRFPVEGLNTVIAGTVDFLEESTIGASALSEKLAHLAAEEALEQANLDKTNFNGPLFLAAPPVELEWKARFALDQEETSNDEPSYAHLLEVCSRKPQHALFETTQFGAIAEKLQKTFGTKGLPVTLSTACASGATAIQLGVESIRRGETDRALIIATDGSVSAESLIRFSLLSALSTHNDPAEKASKPFSRDRNGFVMAEGSGALVLESLESALNRKAKVLGILAGCGETADDFHRTRSKPDASPATEAVRKALTDAQITINEIDYINAHGTSTPENEKMEYLALSTVFGDILEHIPVSSNKSMIGHTLTAAGTIEAVFSLLTIQSGILPPTINYDDPDPTIPLDVVPNYSRKACVNAVLSNSFGFGGQNTSLVITAYKG from the coding sequence ATGACGGAATATAACGATCATTTCGGACGTCCACTTATAGCAATAACTGGAGCAGGAGTTGTAACATCACTGGGGCAAGGCAAACAAGAAAACTGGCAAAAATTAATCAATGGCGTTAGTGGTATTCATAAAATAACGCGCTTTCCCGTTGAAGGGTTAAATACAGTTATTGCAGGAACTGTTGATTTTCTTGAAGAAAGTACAATTGGAGCTTCAGCTCTTTCTGAAAAACTAGCACATCTTGCAGCAGAAGAAGCTTTAGAGCAAGCCAATCTTGATAAAACAAATTTTAATGGACCATTATTCTTAGCAGCTCCCCCTGTTGAACTTGAGTGGAAAGCTCGTTTTGCTCTTGATCAAGAAGAGACATCTAATGATGAACCTTCTTATGCGCATCTTCTTGAAGTCTGTAGCCGTAAACCCCAGCATGCACTTTTTGAGACAACGCAATTTGGAGCAATTGCAGAAAAACTTCAAAAAACATTTGGAACAAAAGGACTTCCTGTTACACTTTCAACCGCTTGTGCATCTGGTGCAACAGCAATTCAACTAGGTGTGGAATCTATTCGACGAGGAGAAACAGATCGCGCACTTATTATCGCTACAGATGGTTCAGTTTCAGCGGAATCCCTTATTCGTTTTTCTTTATTATCTGCTCTTTCAACCCATAATGATCCTGCAGAAAAAGCATCAAAACCATTTAGCCGTGACCGAAACGGCTTTGTCATGGCAGAAGGATCGGGTGCTCTTGTTCTTGAATCTCTTGAGAGTGCTTTAAATCGTAAAGCAAAAGTTCTAGGGATTTTAGCAGGTTGTGGAGAAACAGCAGATGATTTTCACCGTACTCGTTCAAAACCCGATGCATCCCCAGCAACTGAAGCAGTCCGTAAAGCCTTAACTGATGCGCAAATAACAATTAATGAAATTGATTATATCAATGCACATGGAACTTCCACACCTGAAAATGAAAAGATGGAATATCTAGCATTATCAACAGTATTTGGAGATATTTTAGAACATATTCCCGTTTCTTCCAATAAATCCATGATTGGACACACTTTAACTGCTGCTGGCACTATAGAAGCTGTTTTTTCACTTTTAACTATCCAATCGGGAATACTTCCACCTACAATCAATTATGATGATCCAGATCCTACTATCCCTTTGGATGTTGTTCCTAATTATAGCCGTAAAGCTTGCGTCAATGCGGTTTTATCTAATTCATTTGGCTTTGGCGGTCAAAATACTAGTCTTGTTATTACGGCATATAAAGGGTAA
- a CDS encoding beta-ketoacyl-ACP synthase, with protein MQNQSVFITGIGLISSLGEGVDCHWKKLNDPTVTPNLDCTSFSPYTVHKLTEVDWNLQIPKRSDQRQMETWQRLGTYAAGLALEDAGIKNNEQLTSTMDMIVAASGGERDIAVDTQILAKARTTDDHASMLNSVLSTELRPTLFLAQLSNLLAGNISIVHKVTGSSRTFMGEEGSGLSAVQVAVARIRAGQSTHVLVGSSYNAQSYDMLLAHGLGGLLARNGWSPVWERKNSLGSEIITGSAGIFLVLENGEQAKKRNARVYAEISQIITDQTNRTKIPLKDTIATMLKTIKAKSAFTISGASGSHEATKAEQSVLDAANIPYRGMTTLFGYLREAQFPLALALAAIAVEKKLSFPTLSAHEKPFSGEVREALATTVGIKRAEGIVHLAAV; from the coding sequence ATGCAGAATCAATCTGTATTCATTACTGGTATAGGACTGATAAGCTCCTTAGGTGAAGGGGTTGATTGCCATTGGAAAAAATTGAACGACCCTACAGTTACGCCAAATCTAGATTGTACGAGTTTTTCACCCTACACTGTCCATAAATTAACTGAAGTCGATTGGAATTTACAAATTCCAAAACGTAGTGACCAACGACAAATGGAAACATGGCAGCGTCTTGGTACCTATGCAGCTGGCCTTGCTCTTGAGGATGCAGGAATAAAAAACAATGAACAGTTAACATCAACAATGGATATGATCGTTGCAGCCAGTGGAGGCGAACGCGATATTGCTGTTGATACACAAATTCTTGCTAAAGCACGCACAACAGATGATCACGCTTCTATGCTTAATTCTGTCCTTTCAACTGAACTTCGCCCAACTTTATTTTTAGCACAACTATCCAATCTTCTAGCCGGTAATATTTCAATTGTTCATAAAGTAACGGGTTCTTCTCGCACATTTATGGGGGAAGAAGGTAGTGGGCTTTCTGCTGTGCAAGTAGCTGTTGCCCGAATTCGAGCAGGACAAAGTACGCACGTTTTAGTAGGTAGCTCTTATAATGCTCAAAGCTATGATATGTTGTTAGCTCATGGGCTTGGAGGTCTCTTAGCACGCAATGGGTGGTCACCAGTTTGGGAGCGTAAAAACTCTCTTGGCAGTGAAATAATAACCGGTTCTGCAGGTATTTTTCTAGTGCTTGAAAACGGCGAACAAGCAAAAAAACGAAATGCCCGTGTTTATGCTGAAATCAGCCAAATCATCACAGATCAAACAAATAGGACAAAAATTCCACTTAAAGACACAATTGCTACAATGTTAAAAACAATAAAGGCTAAATCTGCTTTTACAATTTCAGGTGCTTCAGGTTCCCATGAAGCAACAAAAGCGGAACAAAGTGTACTTGACGCTGCTAATATACCTTACCGTGGGATGACAACATTATTTGGCTACTTACGAGAAGCACAGTTTCCTTTAGCGCTTGCATTAGCTGCAATTGCTGTTGAGAAAAAGCTTAGCTTTCCAACACTGAGTGCTCATGAAAAACCATTTTCTGGAGAAGTACGTGAAGCATTAGCCACTACAGTTGGTATAAAAAGAGCTGAAGGTATAGTGCACTTAGCTGCTGTTTAA
- a CDS encoding acyl carrier protein: MPSTFDKVADVIAEISEIDRSMITPESHTIDDLGIDSLDFLDIVFALDKAFGIKIPLEQWTQEINEGSVATEEYFVLKNLCAKIDELIALKQAN, translated from the coding sequence TTGCCCTCTACTTTTGATAAAGTTGCTGATGTTATTGCGGAAATCAGTGAAATCGATCGCAGCATGATTACGCCTGAAAGTCATACAATTGACGATTTAGGAATCGACAGTCTGGATTTTCTTGATATCGTTTTTGCTCTTGATAAAGCTTTTGGAATTAAAATTCCATTAGAACAGTGGACTCAAGAAATTAATGAAGGTTCAGTTGCAACCGAAGAATATTTTGTTCTTAAAAACCTTTGTGCAAAAATTGATGAACTCATTGCCTTAAAACAGGCTAATTGA
- a CDS encoding NADP-dependent malic enzyme has translation MSKKSNNNVSSHQTELDSAALFYHQYPKPGKLKIQATKPLGNQRDLALAYSPGVAAPCLAIHKDPNLAAQYTSRSNLVAVISNGTAVLGLGNIGPLASKPVMEGKAVLFKKFANIDVFDIELDAPDIAQMVEIVSALEPTFSGINLEDIKAPECFEIEEQLRAKMNIPVFHDDQHGTAIIVSAAVLNGLHLAGKKIEDVKIVTSGAGAAALACLNLLVHLGAKVENIWLSDLDGVVYEGRKTLMDRWKINYAQKTDARTLSEIIDNADIFLGVSAGGVLKPEYLKKMAPKPLILALANPTPEIMPEEARAVRPDAMICTGRSDYPNQVNNVLCFPYIFRGALDVGATAINEEMKVAAVHAIAALAREESSDIAARAYSKETSNFGPDYLIPFPFDPRLILRIAPAVAKAAMKTGVAIRPIEDIAAYHDSLNRFVYRSGLTMKPVFATVKTAKRKRVIYANGEDERVLRAAQIVIEEQTAIPLLIGRPHVVESRLERFGLRIRPGIDFELTNPEDDPRFRDYVNLLLRYTGRCGVSPEVAKTIVRTSTTAIAALAVMREEADAMICGLEGRFERNLQLIEQIIGLDSNVSRFSSVSLLISPHSTLFLTDTYVNENPSAEEIVEMTVLAAQEVEAFGITPKVALLSHSNFGSKNTESARKMRRAAEILAQLYPDLESDGEMHGDSALSQIFRDRVFPDSRLKGEANLLVFPTLDAANITLNIVKNLTDSLHVGPILIGAARPVHILTPSVTSRGVVNMTALAVLAANRKKSHSKANKNK, from the coding sequence ATGTCTAAAAAATCAAATAACAATGTCAGTTCACATCAAACTGAACTTGATAGTGCAGCGCTTTTTTACCACCAATATCCAAAGCCTGGAAAACTAAAAATACAAGCAACAAAACCACTTGGTAATCAACGTGATTTAGCGCTTGCTTATTCTCCGGGTGTTGCTGCGCCATGTCTTGCAATTCATAAAGATCCAAACCTAGCAGCTCAATATACTTCTCGTTCCAATTTAGTAGCTGTTATATCAAATGGAACAGCTGTTTTAGGATTAGGAAACATTGGCCCACTTGCTTCTAAACCTGTCATGGAAGGAAAAGCTGTTTTATTCAAAAAGTTTGCAAATATTGATGTGTTTGATATCGAACTTGATGCACCTGACATTGCGCAAATGGTAGAAATCGTATCTGCATTGGAACCGACATTTAGTGGTATCAATCTTGAAGACATTAAAGCTCCTGAATGCTTTGAAATCGAAGAGCAACTTCGTGCTAAAATGAATATCCCAGTCTTCCATGATGACCAACACGGAACTGCCATTATTGTTTCTGCTGCCGTATTAAATGGATTACATCTTGCTGGTAAAAAAATTGAAGACGTAAAAATAGTTACCTCAGGTGCAGGTGCTGCCGCTTTAGCTTGTCTTAATCTTTTAGTTCATCTTGGAGCAAAAGTTGAAAATATTTGGCTTAGTGATTTAGACGGTGTTGTTTATGAAGGCCGCAAAACACTTATGGATCGTTGGAAAATCAATTATGCGCAAAAAACTGATGCACGAACTTTATCCGAGATTATTGATAATGCAGACATTTTTTTAGGTGTTTCAGCAGGTGGTGTTTTAAAACCCGAATATCTCAAAAAAATGGCCCCAAAGCCTTTAATTTTAGCACTCGCTAATCCAACACCGGAAATCATGCCAGAAGAAGCACGTGCCGTGCGACCAGACGCAATGATCTGTACAGGGCGTTCTGATTATCCCAATCAAGTCAATAACGTCCTTTGTTTTCCTTATATTTTCCGTGGTGCATTAGATGTTGGTGCCACTGCAATTAATGAAGAAATGAAAGTAGCAGCAGTTCATGCTATTGCTGCCCTTGCCCGTGAAGAATCTTCAGATATTGCAGCACGTGCTTATTCAAAAGAAACATCTAATTTTGGTCCAGATTATCTTATCCCCTTCCCTTTTGATCCACGCTTAATACTGCGTATTGCACCTGCTGTTGCCAAAGCAGCAATGAAAACCGGCGTAGCAATTCGACCAATTGAAGATATTGCTGCTTATCATGATAGCCTTAATCGCTTTGTGTACCGCTCTGGTCTAACAATGAAACCTGTTTTTGCTACTGTAAAAACAGCAAAACGCAAACGTGTAATTTATGCCAATGGTGAAGATGAACGTGTACTTCGTGCAGCACAAATTGTTATTGAAGAACAAACTGCGATTCCTCTCCTCATTGGCCGTCCACATGTAGTGGAATCTAGATTAGAACGCTTTGGCTTAAGAATTCGTCCCGGCATAGATTTTGAACTCACAAATCCAGAGGATGACCCACGTTTTCGTGATTATGTTAATTTATTGCTTCGTTATACAGGTAGATGTGGTGTATCACCTGAGGTTGCAAAAACAATTGTAAGAACATCAACAACAGCTATTGCTGCCCTTGCAGTTATGCGTGAAGAAGCTGATGCAATGATTTGCGGTTTAGAAGGACGTTTTGAACGTAATCTTCAATTAATCGAGCAAATTATTGGACTTGATTCCAATGTTAGTCGTTTTTCTTCTGTCAGTTTACTCATCTCTCCACATAGTACTCTTTTCCTAACGGATACTTACGTTAATGAAAATCCTTCTGCTGAAGAAATAGTGGAAATGACAGTTTTAGCAGCACAAGAAGTTGAAGCTTTTGGTATAACACCAAAAGTAGCGTTATTATCGCATTCAAATTTTGGTTCCAAAAATACAGAAAGTGCACGTAAAATGCGCCGTGCAGCTGAAATCTTGGCACAGTTATATCCAGATTTGGAATCGGATGGGGAAATGCATGGTGATTCAGCACTTTCTCAAATTTTTCGTGATCGTGTGTTTCCTGATTCACGTCTTAAGGGTGAAGCTAATTTGCTTGTTTTTCCAACACTTGATGCGGCCAATATCACACTTAACATTGTAAAAAACCTAACAGATTCACTCCATGTGGGCCCTATTTTAATTGGGGCCGCACGTCCTGTACATATTCTCACACCTTCAGTAACTTCACGAGGAGTTGTTAATATGACAGCACTGGCAGTGCTTGCCGCAAATAGAAAAAAATCTCATAGTAAGGCAAATAAAAATAAATAA
- the hfq gene encoding RNA chaperone Hfq produces the protein MVERSQHLQDVFLNTVRKQKISLTIFLVNGVKLTGVVTSFDNFCVLLRRDGHAQLVYKHAISTIMPGQSVQKFEGEGAE, from the coding sequence ATGGTAGAACGATCACAACACCTGCAAGATGTATTTTTAAATACAGTTCGTAAGCAAAAAATTTCTCTTACAATTTTTCTTGTGAATGGTGTTAAGTTGACAGGTGTTGTAACGTCATTTGATAATTTTTGTGTTCTTTTGCGCCGAGATGGGCATGCGCAATTGGTTTATAAACACGCTATTTCGACGATTATGCCGGGTCAATCTGTACAAAAGTTTGAAGGTGAGGGGGCTGAATAG
- a CDS encoding COX15/CtaA family protein, whose translation MAIEKLNDVALTSLQKQNRKQIQVWLYAILLLCLAIVLVGGATRLTGSGLSITEWKPIHGVIPPIGIDQWQEEFLKYQQIAQYKLLNRDMTLGAFKVIFWWEWGHRVLGRLVGLVALLGLIWFWITKRIERGILCQLIVVPILIAVQGVIGWWMVASGLGQSNLTSVSQYRLAIHLMAACFVIVFVTYLSRGLTECTEKPATQAVQRFAGWLVFLVLIEIYFGALVAGLHAGKVYNTWPLMDGQIIPDGLLNYDPIWINLFENPLTVQFVHRCFAYFLFIIALVHAFYVRKNIPHSAHARRAFFLCIAIVVQALFGIVTLLNEVPLGWGVLHQGVALVILYFSVVHWRATKGAYRVIE comes from the coding sequence ATGGCAATAGAGAAATTGAATGATGTAGCTTTGACATCGCTGCAAAAACAAAATCGGAAACAGATTCAAGTGTGGCTTTATGCCATTTTATTGCTTTGTTTGGCAATTGTTTTAGTGGGAGGAGCTACCCGTTTGACGGGGTCAGGATTATCTATAACTGAATGGAAGCCAATTCATGGTGTAATTCCACCTATAGGTATAGATCAGTGGCAGGAAGAATTTTTGAAATATCAACAGATAGCGCAATATAAGTTGCTTAATCGCGATATGACATTAGGTGCATTTAAGGTTATTTTCTGGTGGGAGTGGGGGCATCGTGTTCTTGGTCGTCTTGTCGGTCTTGTAGCTTTATTGGGCTTGATTTGGTTTTGGATTACCAAACGTATTGAAAGAGGTATTTTGTGCCAACTTATTGTTGTGCCAATTCTTATCGCTGTTCAAGGTGTTATTGGTTGGTGGATGGTAGCATCAGGGCTTGGTCAAAGCAATCTGACAAGTGTCAGTCAATATCGTCTGGCAATTCATCTCATGGCAGCATGTTTTGTTATTGTTTTTGTCACTTATTTGTCTCGAGGTCTTACAGAATGTACAGAAAAACCAGCAACGCAGGCTGTTCAGCGTTTTGCAGGTTGGCTTGTTTTTCTTGTTTTAATTGAGATTTATTTTGGTGCTTTGGTTGCAGGCCTTCATGCAGGTAAAGTCTATAATACATGGCCATTGATGGATGGGCAGATTATTCCTGACGGTTTACTGAATTATGATCCAATTTGGATTAATTTATTTGAAAATCCTTTGACAGTTCAATTTGTTCACCGTTGTTTTGCTTACTTTTTATTTATTATAGCGCTTGTTCATGCTTTCTATGTACGAAAAAACATTCCACATTCAGCGCATGCTCGTCGTGCGTTTTTTTTATGCATTGCCATAGTTGTTCAAGCGCTTTTTGGCATTGTTACCTTATTAAATGAAGTACCCCTAGGTTGGGGAGTTCTTCATCAAGGTGTTGCGTTAGTTATATTGTATTTTTCAGTTGTACATTGGCGAGCAACAAAGGGAGCATATCGCGTTATTGAATAA
- the argC gene encoding N-acetyl-gamma-glutamyl-phosphate reductase, translated as MVTKIFIDGEHGTTGLQIQKRLTERYDLELLSIPYADRHKIDVRQEYLNQTDIAILCLPDDAARQTVELLKNNKKIRIIDSSTAHRIAPDWVYGFPEMTTGQKKRIQEARYVSNPGCYPTGAISLIRPLREVGLLDAHYPVSINAISGYTGGGKQLIAQMENHSQEDTLRENYFTYGLNLKHKHVPEIKFHGQISQTPIFIPSVGCFPQGMIVNLPLHRHLFAKSANCSNLREIFNAHYNGQDIISIASQEETETLTKLNPECLAHKDGMKLFVFGNDNEGIFNLCAILDNLGKGASAAAIQNLDLMLANN; from the coding sequence ATGGTAACAAAAATCTTTATTGATGGTGAGCATGGAACAACTGGATTGCAAATACAAAAGCGATTAACAGAGCGCTATGATTTAGAATTGCTCTCTATTCCTTATGCAGATCGGCATAAAATTGATGTGCGCCAAGAATATCTTAACCAAACAGACATTGCTATTTTATGTCTTCCAGATGATGCTGCACGCCAAACAGTAGAATTGCTCAAAAACAATAAAAAAATTAGAATTATTGATAGTTCAACAGCACACCGTATTGCACCAGACTGGGTTTACGGTTTTCCTGAAATGACAACAGGACAAAAAAAGCGTATCCAAGAAGCACGTTACGTTTCCAACCCCGGATGTTATCCAACCGGTGCAATTAGTTTAATTCGACCATTACGTGAAGTAGGCTTACTAGACGCTCATTACCCAGTATCAATTAACGCTATATCTGGTTACACGGGTGGAGGTAAACAATTAATTGCACAAATGGAAAATCACTCTCAAGAAGATACTCTTCGAGAAAATTACTTTACTTATGGTCTTAATCTCAAACACAAACATGTACCAGAGATTAAATTTCATGGGCAGATCAGCCAAACACCTATTTTTATACCAAGTGTTGGCTGTTTTCCCCAAGGAATGATTGTAAATCTCCCACTCCATCGTCATTTATTTGCAAAATCAGCTAACTGCTCCAATCTGCGTGAAATTTTCAATGCTCACTATAATGGTCAAGATATTATCTCAATCGCATCGCAAGAAGAAACTGAAACACTTACTAAATTAAATCCAGAATGTTTAGCGCATAAAGACGGTATGAAACTTTTTGTCTTTGGCAATGACAATGAAGGTATTTTCAACTTATGTGCCATATTAGATAACCTTGGGAAAGGTGCATCCGCGGCTGCTATCCAAAATCTTGATTTAATGCTTGCAAATAACTAA
- the nrdR gene encoding transcriptional regulator NrdR — protein MRCPYCQYEDTQVKDSRPAEEGAVIRRRRVCSVCGGRFTTFERIQLRELSVFKKSGRREPFDRDKLMRSVNVAVRKRNIDPDHIEQAISGIVRQLENLGEPEIASEKIGHLVMEWLKSIDDIAYIRFASVYRDFRNATDFHDIINELSKDVADVKSYFDE, from the coding sequence ATGCGCTGCCCTTACTGTCAATATGAAGATACACAAGTCAAAGATTCACGTCCTGCAGAAGAGGGCGCGGTAATTCGTCGTCGACGTGTGTGTTCTGTTTGTGGTGGTCGTTTTACGACCTTTGAGCGTATTCAGTTACGTGAATTGTCAGTTTTTAAGAAAAGTGGTCGGCGTGAACCGTTTGACCGTGATAAATTAATGAGATCAGTTAATGTGGCAGTGCGTAAGCGTAATATTGACCCTGATCATATTGAACAAGCAATTTCGGGTATTGTACGCCAGCTTGAAAATTTAGGGGAACCCGAAATTGCTTCAGAAAAAATTGGGCATCTTGTAATGGAATGGTTGAAGAGCATTGATGACATTGCTTATATTCGTTTTGCTTCCGTGTATCGCGACTTTCGTAATGCAACTGATTTTCATGATATTATAAACGAACTTTCAAAAGACGTGGCGGATGTAAAATCTTATTTTGATGAATAA
- the ribD gene encoding bifunctional diaminohydroxyphosphoribosylaminopyrimidine deaminase/5-amino-6-(5-phosphoribosylamino)uracil reductase RibD, which produces MNKEAQDNRFMAAAIRLAQRHIGLTGQNPSVGALIVRDDDGKASIVGYGVTAIHGRPHAEVQALLMAGPLSHGATAYVTLEPCSHYGETSPCVNALIDSGISRVVIALTDPDKRVCGRGIALLRAAGIEVVEGVLAREAFETLSAYLCIKKLQRCEVTLKMAISADNGIGIKKKGRVEISGAQAHTYTHILRAQNDAIMVGIGTILADNPQLSCRLPGLEMRSPVRIILDANLRIPFDAKVIQTATKIPTWVICNATFAEKSKKIALEQCGVCIFPIEMSAHLMQPFAILQLLCQRGINSILLEGGAKTGEIFLNAGCVDQLICFHAPVILGADRIDAPHFATYLSEFNEIETKMLGNDRLCKWRRKTLCLQGL; this is translated from the coding sequence ATGAATAAAGAAGCACAAGATAACCGCTTTATGGCCGCGGCCATTCGTTTAGCACAACGTCACATCGGGCTTACCGGACAAAACCCATCTGTTGGCGCACTAATTGTCCGAGATGATGATGGAAAGGCATCCATTGTCGGCTATGGTGTAACAGCTATCCATGGAAGACCACACGCTGAAGTGCAAGCCTTATTAATGGCAGGCCCATTATCCCATGGTGCTACTGCTTACGTTACTTTAGAGCCTTGTTCACATTATGGTGAGACTTCACCTTGTGTAAATGCGCTTATTGATTCAGGTATTTCTCGGGTTGTTATTGCACTTACTGATCCAGATAAACGGGTTTGTGGTCGTGGTATTGCTCTTTTACGTGCAGCTGGCATTGAAGTCGTTGAAGGAGTTCTGGCTAGGGAGGCTTTTGAAACGTTAAGTGCTTATTTATGCATAAAAAAACTGCAGCGGTGTGAAGTAACTTTAAAAATGGCAATTTCTGCAGATAATGGTATAGGAATAAAAAAGAAGGGGAGGGTAGAAATTAGCGGGGCGCAAGCTCATACATATACTCATATTCTGCGTGCTCAAAATGATGCTATTATGGTTGGTATTGGTACTATATTAGCAGATAACCCACAATTAAGTTGCCGTTTGCCTGGGCTTGAAATGCGCTCTCCTGTACGTATTATTTTAGACGCAAATTTACGTATTCCATTTGATGCAAAGGTTATACAAACAGCGACAAAAATCCCTACATGGGTTATTTGTAATGCAACTTTTGCAGAAAAAAGTAAAAAAATAGCACTAGAACAGTGTGGTGTATGTATATTTCCAATAGAAATGAGCGCTCATTTGATGCAGCCTTTTGCTATTTTACAGCTGCTTTGTCAGCGTGGAATCAATAGTATTTTGCTTGAGGGGGGAGCAAAGACAGGAGAAATTTTTTTAAATGCTGGTTGTGTGGATCAGTTGATATGTTTTCATGCACCAGTTATTTTAGGTGCAGATCGTATTGATGCTCCCCATTTTGCAACTTATCTTTCAGAATTTAATGAAATTGAGACGAAAATGTTAGGAAATGATCGTTTGTGCAAATGGAGGCGCAAAACATTATGTTTACAGGGATTGTAA
- a CDS encoding riboflavin synthase yields the protein MFTGIVTDIGCVEDIQSLKQGIRLSISTHYDVETIEIGASIACSGICLTVIERELKQANANCFVVEAWKEALCLTNIAQWTKGTFVNLERSLRLGDEIGGHLVFGHVDGLAEIVDQKNEGDAIRFYLKASMRLAPFIAEKGSIALNGTSLTVNCIENNIFDVLIIRHTLEMTTWGQAKVGDQVNLEVDQLARYVARLSNFKMKDK from the coding sequence ATGTTTACAGGGATTGTAACAGATATCGGTTGTGTTGAAGACATTCAGTCTTTAAAACAAGGAATACGCTTAAGTATTTCTACACATTATGATGTAGAGACTATAGAAATTGGCGCATCAATTGCGTGTTCAGGTATTTGTCTAACCGTTATTGAACGTGAGCTAAAACAAGCGAATGCTAATTGCTTTGTTGTAGAAGCATGGAAAGAAGCATTGTGTTTGACTAATATTGCTCAATGGACAAAAGGGACTTTTGTTAATTTGGAGCGTTCATTGCGGCTTGGTGATGAGATAGGTGGGCATTTGGTTTTTGGTCACGTTGATGGTTTGGCTGAGATCGTTGATCAAAAAAATGAAGGTGATGCAATTCGTTTTTATTTAAAAGCTTCAATGCGGTTAGCGCCTTTTATTGCAGAAAAAGGTTCTATTGCGCTTAACGGTACATCTCTAACCGTTAATTGTATTGAAAATAATATTTTTGATGTTCTTATTATTCGCCATACACTTGAAATGACAACATGGGGGCAGGCTAAAGTGGGGGACCAAGTGAATTTAGAAGTTGATCAGCTTGCTCGTTATGTTGCCAGGCTTTCTAATTTTAAAATGAAAGATAAGTAA
- a CDS encoding 6,7-dimethyl-8-ribityllumazine synthase, whose translation MTKKIHKKLHLLIVEARFYDKISNELLAGAVNVLQKAEVSYDVVTVPGALEIPGAIAFAEKNNKIPYDGYVALGCVIRGDTYHFEIVADNSCRALMDLTLHRQLAIGNGILTVEDEEQAWARAKQSEKNKGGFAAEAALCMIALKKKFGDNH comes from the coding sequence GTGACAAAAAAAATACATAAAAAGTTACATTTGTTAATTGTTGAAGCACGCTTTTACGATAAAATTTCAAATGAACTTCTTGCAGGTGCGGTGAATGTTTTACAAAAAGCTGAAGTAAGTTATGATGTTGTAACAGTTCCAGGGGCACTAGAAATACCTGGTGCAATAGCTTTTGCTGAAAAAAACAATAAAATACCCTATGATGGTTATGTAGCGCTTGGTTGTGTTATTCGGGGTGATACATACCATTTTGAAATTGTTGCTGATAATTCTTGTCGAGCATTAATGGATTTAACTCTTCATAGGCAATTGGCTATTGGAAATGGTATTTTGACTGTTGAGGATGAAGAACAAGCATGGGCACGTGCTAAACAGAGTGAAAAGAATAAAGGTGGTTTTGCTGCTGAAGCTGCTTTATGTATGATTGCTCTAAAGAAGAAATTTGGAGATAATCATTAA
- the nusB gene encoding transcription antitermination factor NusB, giving the protein MVDIKSKHSSHLANKRGVARLAAVQALYQMDIVGIGVREIAAEYKAYRLGKDIDGDQYLDADFQWFRAVIAGVVQNQKQLDPMLQQKLSEEWSLSRLDSILRAILRAGLWELMNHKNIPTAVIVSEYVDVAKAFFEGDEPRLVNAILDRIAKEIRL; this is encoded by the coding sequence ATGGTTGATATAAAAAGCAAACATTCTTCGCATTTGGCTAATAAACGCGGAGTAGCAAGGCTTGCTGCAGTGCAGGCGCTATATCAAATGGATATAGTTGGCATTGGTGTTAGGGAAATAGCAGCTGAATATAAAGCTTATCGTTTAGGAAAAGATATTGATGGTGATCAATATCTTGATGCTGATTTTCAGTGGTTTCGAGCTGTTATAGCTGGTGTTGTACAAAATCAAAAGCAACTTGACCCTATGCTTCAGCAAAAACTTTCTGAAGAATGGTCACTTTCACGTCTTGATTCGATTTTACGTGCAATTTTGCGTGCAGGTTTATGGGAGCTAATGAATCACAAGAACATACCCACTGCCGTTATTGTAAGTGAATATGTTGATGTAGCAAAAGCGTTTTTTGAAGGTGATGAGCCAAGACTTGTCAATGCAATTCTTGATAGAATAGCAAAAGAAATTCGCCTGTAA